A region of Halalkaliarchaeum desulfuricum DNA encodes the following proteins:
- a CDS encoding plastocyanin/azurin family copper-binding protein codes for MSDSTVPSTNTEDDDRVQEDSSQEATSYEESSSDGHDHDTDQTLGHPDDHVEVTMESDEYGHHFVPHVVHIEPGGTVTWVLDSGVHDTVAYHPMNASILPSATEQRMPDGVDPWASDVYDRTGETFELTFEEEGIYDYTCTISGHGHRGDDHHGGHHGGHQTHESTGMVGRVIVGDPPLDADVQPAMRPPSRKLPDGARHELEQFNDQTRAALEDEDTSYEESDSDDHDHDTDHTLGHPEDHVEVTMESDEYGNHFVPHAVHIEPGGTVTWVLDSGVHDTVAYHPMNAAILPSASEQRMPDGVDPWASDVYDRTGETFELTFEEEGIYDYACTISGHGHRGDDHHGGHQTHESTGMVGRVIVGDPPLDADVQPAMRRPSRELPDGARHELETFNDQTRAALEEH; via the coding sequence TTGAGTGATAGTACAGTTCCGTCCACAAATACTGAAGATGATGACAGAGTCCAGGAGGATTCGAGCCAAGAGGCTACGAGCTACGAGGAATCGAGTTCCGATGGCCACGATCACGACACCGATCAGACGCTCGGTCATCCAGATGACCACGTGGAAGTGACAATGGAGTCCGACGAGTATGGACACCATTTCGTTCCTCACGTCGTTCACATCGAACCGGGGGGAACGGTGACGTGGGTACTCGATAGCGGGGTCCACGACACGGTCGCCTATCATCCGATGAACGCCTCCATACTCCCCTCTGCCACTGAACAACGAATGCCCGACGGCGTCGATCCGTGGGCGAGTGACGTGTACGATAGGACGGGTGAAACGTTTGAGCTAACCTTCGAAGAAGAGGGCATCTACGACTACACCTGTACGATTAGCGGACACGGCCACCGAGGAGATGATCACCACGGTGGCCACCACGGCGGGCATCAGACCCACGAATCGACCGGGATGGTCGGTCGAGTTATCGTGGGTGATCCCCCATTGGATGCGGATGTGCAACCGGCGATGCGGCCACCATCCCGCAAACTTCCCGATGGGGCACGACACGAACTGGAACAGTTCAACGATCAAACTCGTGCAGCTTTAGAAGATGAGGATACGAGCTACGAAGAATCGGATTCCGATGACCACGATCACGACACCGATCATACGCTCGGTCATCCAGAGGACCACGTCGAAGTGACAATGGAGTCCGACGAGTATGGTAACCATTTCGTCCCCCACGCCGTTCACATCGAACCGGGTGGAACGGTGACGTGGGTGCTCGACAGCGGGGTCCACGACACGGTCGCCTATCATCCGATGAACGCCGCCATCCTTCCGTCAGCGTCTGAGCAACGAATGCCAGACGGCGTCGATCCGTGGGCGAGCGACGTGTACGATAGGACGGGTGAAACGTTCGAGCTGACCTTCGAAGAGGAGGGCATCTACGACTACGCCTGTACGATCAGCGGACACGGCCATCGAGGAGATGATCACCACGGCGGGCATCAGACCCACGAATCGACGGGTATGGTCGGTCGAGTTATCGTGGGTGATCCCCCATTGGATGCGGATGTGCAACCGGCGATGCGGCGACCGTCCCGTGAACTTCCCGATGGAGCACGACACGAACTGGAAACGTTCAACGACCAAACTCGTGCAGCCTTAGAGGAACACTGA
- the trmY gene encoding tRNA (pseudouridine(54)-N(1))-methyltransferase TrmY, with protein sequence MIVGHDAPTTPEFSLSDLPGGAGRLDLLARCVNAGLFLSHGIRENVRVHLVLDDTYTVSFDGASVRNLSPDERNVAARVRGALEASDGAIGHQPAEPSPGVRLYRMGFEETLESVAGGGRRVSGPGEGGPPDPTAVQLHEDGTPLPELDVPDDPVFVLSDHHDFSDEESALLSEIADEHVRVGPERIHADHAITIAHNYLDTDGYRRY encoded by the coding sequence GTGATCGTGGGCCACGACGCACCCACAACGCCCGAATTTTCGCTGTCGGATCTCCCGGGCGGCGCCGGTCGGCTCGACCTGCTCGCGCGGTGTGTCAACGCCGGACTGTTCCTCTCGCACGGGATCCGCGAGAACGTCCGCGTCCACCTCGTTTTGGACGACACCTACACCGTCAGCTTCGACGGCGCTTCCGTTCGGAACCTCTCACCTGATGAGCGCAACGTCGCCGCGCGGGTTCGGGGGGCCCTGGAGGCGTCGGACGGCGCCATCGGCCACCAGCCGGCCGAGCCGTCCCCTGGCGTCCGACTGTACAGAATGGGGTTCGAGGAGACGCTCGAGTCGGTCGCCGGCGGGGGACGACGCGTGTCGGGACCGGGCGAGGGCGGGCCGCCCGATCCGACCGCCGTCCAGCTCCACGAGGACGGCACACCGCTGCCGGAACTGGACGTGCCCGACGATCCCGTGTTCGTGCTCTCGGATCACCACGACTTCAGTGACGAGGAGTCGGCGCTGCTTTCCGAGATCGCCGACGAACACGTCCGGGTCGGCCCCGAGCGCATCCACGCCGACCACGCGATCACCATTGCGCACAACTATCTCGACACCGACGGTTACCGGCGATACTGA
- a CDS encoding ArsR/SmtB family transcription factor: MNETGAATDPTDPGVEQSRCCEAVAHSLTETELAADLRILTAAGSETRYEVLRLVAAADGGVCVCELEPSLGVSQGAISQALSRLYTAGLVSRRKEGRWRYYTATPRAQRLLELLDDIRTQNNE, translated from the coding sequence ATGAACGAGACGGGAGCCGCAACGGACCCGACCGATCCCGGCGTGGAACAGTCGCGTTGCTGTGAGGCCGTCGCCCACTCCCTCACGGAGACGGAACTGGCCGCGGACCTCCGAATCCTCACCGCGGCTGGAAGCGAAACCCGGTACGAGGTGCTCAGGCTCGTGGCTGCCGCCGATGGCGGAGTCTGCGTCTGCGAACTCGAGCCGTCGCTCGGGGTGAGCCAGGGAGCAATCAGCCAGGCGCTCTCGCGGCTCTACACCGCCGGACTGGTGAGTCGACGCAAGGAAGGGCGGTGGCGGTACTACACGGCGACGCCGAGGGCCCAGCGACTACTCGAACTGCTCGATGACATTCGAACCCAAAACAATGAGTGA
- a CDS encoding arsenite methyltransferase, with the protein MSETPQSTDDQDESNDGIDHTDPADRTGLDPAEQRTAVRQRYADVATEGGSCCGDGDDSGSTVDEETACCESGGSDESTSSIDSERLGYTQSQLEAVESGADLGLGCGNPTAIADLEAGETVLDLGAGGGFDCFLAAREVGDSGRVIGVDMTPEMVEKARENARKNDAENVEFRLGEIEHLPVADETVDVILSNCVINLSPDKPRVFEEAYRVLNPGGRLAVSDVVRSGELPDDLAADPASVASCIGDAAPVDEIEAALREAGFVDVAVEPKEGSREFIDEWDPERDLGDYVVSASIRGRKPER; encoded by the coding sequence ATGAGTGAGACACCCCAATCGACCGACGACCAGGATGAATCGAACGACGGGATAGATCATACCGACCCTGCCGACCGGACCGGCCTAGATCCAGCAGAGCAACGAACCGCCGTCAGACAGCGGTACGCCGACGTGGCCACCGAAGGTGGCTCCTGTTGTGGCGACGGAGACGATAGCGGATCCACTGTCGACGAGGAAACGGCCTGCTGTGAAAGTGGCGGGTCCGATGAGAGCACTTCATCGATCGATTCGGAACGGCTGGGCTACACCCAGTCGCAACTGGAAGCGGTCGAATCAGGCGCCGACCTGGGCCTTGGCTGTGGGAACCCGACAGCGATCGCGGATCTCGAGGCGGGCGAGACGGTCCTCGACCTCGGCGCCGGTGGCGGGTTCGACTGCTTTTTGGCGGCCCGGGAGGTCGGCGACTCGGGTCGGGTGATCGGCGTCGACATGACGCCGGAGATGGTGGAGAAAGCCCGAGAGAACGCACGAAAAAACGACGCGGAGAACGTGGAGTTCCGGCTCGGAGAGATCGAACATCTGCCCGTCGCCGACGAAACCGTCGACGTGATCCTCTCGAACTGCGTGATCAACCTCTCACCGGACAAACCTCGCGTCTTCGAGGAGGCGTATCGGGTCCTGAATCCGGGCGGTCGACTCGCGGTATCGGACGTGGTTCGATCGGGAGAGTTGCCCGACGATCTGGCTGCGGATCCGGCGTCAGTGGCGTCGTGCATCGGCGACGCGGCGCCGGTCGACGAGATCGAGGCTGCCCTCCGCGAGGCAGGATTCGTCGATGTCGCCGTCGAGCCAAAAGAGGGCAGCCGGGAGTTCATCGACGAGTGGGATCCCGAACGGGACCTGGGTGACTACGTGGTGTCGGCGTCGATCCGGGGCAGAAAGCCCGAGCGGTGA
- a CDS encoding TorD/DmsD family molecular chaperone, protein MTNPDATTEPVPELANSDDWAQLCSLLAECLKHPDERFFTDVEAGLLDTEIDMLVDRLDLPEPEGGPATELLPETVGSLDNEYIRLFEGLESPYAIPVESPYREWHAGTGREGLLEGPPADEMRRRYDALEAEIPAAYPPDHLALLLDYASVLLESGGPDEYRPFFRDHFDWLPAFQRLLETAEADAPFHRWCARLACEWIPIARNRLDLPEPTAGELDEMVERVDATASSTGVPDEKQFRE, encoded by the coding sequence ATGACGAATCCCGACGCGACCACCGAACCCGTTCCGGAACTGGCGAACAGCGACGACTGGGCGCAGCTGTGCAGCCTGCTCGCCGAGTGTCTGAAACACCCCGACGAGCGGTTCTTCACCGACGTCGAGGCGGGACTGCTCGACACGGAGATCGACATGCTTGTCGATCGCCTGGACCTCCCCGAACCGGAGGGCGGCCCCGCGACCGAACTGCTGCCGGAGACGGTCGGCTCCCTCGACAACGAGTACATCCGGCTGTTCGAAGGGCTCGAATCCCCGTACGCGATCCCGGTGGAATCCCCCTACCGGGAGTGGCACGCCGGCACCGGACGCGAAGGCCTCCTCGAGGGACCGCCCGCCGACGAGATGCGCCGACGCTACGACGCGCTCGAAGCCGAGATTCCCGCCGCGTATCCCCCCGACCACCTCGCGCTTTTGCTCGATTACGCCTCCGTGCTCCTGGAGTCGGGCGGCCCCGACGAGTACCGTCCGTTCTTCCGGGACCACTTCGACTGGCTCCCGGCGTTCCAGCGGCTGCTCGAAACCGCCGAAGCCGACGCACCCTTCCACCGGTGGTGTGCGAGGCTCGCCTGCGAGTGGATCCCGATCGCTCGAAACCGACTCGACCTCCCCGAACCCACGGCCGGGGAACTCGACGAAATGGTCGAACGCGTCGACGCCACCGCCTCCAGCACCGGCGTCCCCGACGAAAAACAGTTCCGAGAGTAG
- the nrfD gene encoding NrfD/PsrC family molybdoenzyme membrane anchor subunit — translation MPYHPDGLIWILEHHWDLKIAIYLFFGGLAGGAYLTGFAADVLSRREDGTKSEALRATSRWGMIAAVVGIAVGGVILFTHLGAPLRALLFPILFVNFESWLVIGTWTIVLFTLVAMIQAFWQIWGQETDDDPSTFARWITRWIEAKSDLPLEQWLTRLGRLTRPGERLRLAVHAGGAFLAVLLVVYTALLLSEVAWLYPAWDGTLLPFLFLASGLSMGLAATAGLTGIFEGVFGTGVHEFSLVDDLVILAEIVILGSLVWTLSQGGPAAQATFELLRTDMALLFWGGVVALGLLAPLVLSAALLVAEWRIDLQATPKLQRLAQATYTAKFGLVVLGGLLLRYVALFMAVKAPLVVA, via the coding sequence ATGCCCTACCACCCTGACGGGTTGATCTGGATACTCGAGCACCACTGGGACCTGAAGATCGCGATCTACCTCTTCTTCGGGGGCCTGGCCGGTGGTGCCTACCTCACCGGCTTTGCCGCAGACGTGTTGAGCCGGCGGGAAGACGGGACAAAATCCGAAGCACTGCGGGCCACGAGCCGGTGGGGGATGATCGCCGCAGTCGTCGGTATCGCCGTCGGCGGGGTCATCCTGTTTACCCACCTGGGTGCGCCCCTGCGCGCGCTGCTGTTCCCGATCCTGTTTGTCAACTTCGAGTCCTGGCTGGTGATCGGCACCTGGACGATCGTGCTGTTCACCCTGGTGGCAATGATACAGGCGTTCTGGCAGATCTGGGGCCAGGAGACCGACGACGATCCCAGCACCTTCGCCCGGTGGATCACCCGCTGGATCGAAGCGAAAAGTGATCTCCCCCTCGAACAGTGGCTCACCAGGCTGGGCCGGCTCACCCGTCCCGGAGAGCGTCTCCGGCTGGCGGTCCACGCCGGAGGCGCGTTTCTGGCGGTGTTGCTCGTGGTGTACACGGCGCTGTTGTTGAGCGAGGTAGCGTGGCTCTACCCCGCCTGGGACGGCACCCTTCTGCCGTTCCTGTTTCTCGCCAGCGGCCTCTCGATGGGCCTTGCCGCCACCGCCGGCCTCACGGGCATCTTCGAGGGCGTCTTCGGCACCGGCGTCCACGAGTTCAGCCTCGTCGACGACCTCGTGATCCTCGCGGAGATTGTCATCCTCGGATCGCTCGTGTGGACCCTCTCGCAGGGCGGCCCCGCAGCCCAGGCCACCTTCGAACTGCTGAGGACCGACATGGCACTGCTGTTCTGGGGCGGCGTCGTCGCCCTGGGACTCCTCGCGCCGCTGGTCCTCTCGGCGGCGCTCCTCGTCGCCGAGTGGCGCATCGACCTCCAGGCGACCCCGAAACTCCAGCGACTCGCACAGGCGACGTATACGGCCAAGTTCGGCCTGGTCGTACTGGGTGGGCTCCTCCTGCGATACGTGGCGCTTTTCATGGCCGTGAAAGCGCCACTCGTGGTCGCCTGA
- a CDS encoding 4Fe-4S dicluster domain-containing protein, translating into MSRQWAFYFDTQKCIGCHACVVSCRVRNDVGTKEAKWRRMEHVGEGSFPDYKETSVSMSCFHCATAPCRQVCPTHAIEKRERDGIVTVDQDKCIGCHYCAYACPFGACQYGDDGLLQKCHLCLGEGAGDGHGKPARQKPEDGGATAACVDNCVTEALKAGPINEILREASEEAANRYSESDVGPALVVEPVTQESHDSIETTDPTG; encoded by the coding sequence ATGAGCCGCCAGTGGGCCTTCTACTTCGACACCCAGAAGTGTATCGGCTGTCACGCGTGTGTGGTCTCGTGTCGGGTGCGCAACGACGTCGGCACGAAGGAAGCCAAGTGGCGCCGAATGGAACACGTCGGCGAGGGATCGTTCCCGGACTACAAGGAGACGTCAGTGTCGATGTCCTGTTTCCACTGTGCGACGGCACCATGTCGGCAGGTCTGTCCCACCCACGCGATCGAAAAACGCGAGAGGGACGGGATCGTCACTGTGGATCAGGACAAGTGCATCGGCTGTCACTACTGTGCGTACGCGTGTCCGTTCGGCGCCTGTCAGTACGGCGACGATGGACTGTTGCAAAAGTGTCACCTCTGTCTGGGCGAGGGCGCCGGCGACGGACACGGCAAGCCTGCGCGGCAAAAGCCCGAGGACGGCGGAGCCACGGCCGCCTGCGTGGACAATTGCGTCACGGAGGCGCTGAAGGCCGGCCCGATCAACGAGATCCTCCGGGAAGCCTCCGAAGAGGCGGCCAACCGCTACAGCGAAAGCGATGTCGGGCCGGCGCTGGTCGTCGAACCAGTGACCCAGGAATCGCACGACTCGATCGAAACCACCGACCCGACCGGGTGA
- a CDS encoding molybdopterin-containing oxidoreductase family protein: protein MTGRTEPSTSEGSAPTGGGRVSRRNFLKTSAAAGAAAAVGGSAISTNPDIVAAQEQTDREIVHGNCWISRASCGQAITVEDGRAIDLTGVDGHPKASGGQGREGTLCSKGVAQLDKTYNPNRIRQPYIRKDGELQSASWEEAIEFAAERLEQFREEHGAEKMLRYQGYPLTDTHDKLFQRIYGAAIQVGRKTTCHGPFSDSWGWMGGYGREWPDWQNSEYIIAWGRNPMECFRGQWEPNGILDARKNNDATLVTIDPRYTKTAQKSDRWLPIEPRTDGALALAMGHVIIEEGLYDEEFVENWTYGFEAYRENVEDKTPEWAEEITDIDAEEIREVAIGFARAAPRAIAFPWTGIAYQGNGFKNAQAIHALNGLVGCIDHEGGTRHYRGPSLSDPHAERGIELPDAHEDADLPDYDDYPYQRHIRNYSHNYVPTMVEKGDIKGYVSNWSLPPKSGNTQEWLRALDEMELVIVVDAFWNAVSKRADVVFPDSSQIEQPFLGSGGDSCYPTRTWVTASNAAIDPLWDTKPAFDIYKELAEEMGYGEYFPWDSEEEYLDEKLDAVDMSFDELAEQSYALVDEYGYQQYREDGFNTETGLFQFDLAPNESYAALADELGVSTAPEWQPVDDDIYGETTDDEYPLLFTDVFVEQISRGHCQALPESVEEYLDRYGRAYDDYEGNYLHINPRDARPRNIQTGDMVRVESRDDAIELPAHVYEGVRPGWIATVNGFGEGSVHPEEAGANTMTLNREHHVEPVSGQVDRNHPVEVTKAGGDGA from the coding sequence ATGACTGGACGTACAGAGCCGTCCACAAGCGAGGGCTCGGCACCGACCGGCGGCGGGCGCGTCAGTCGCCGAAACTTCCTGAAGACCAGCGCGGCAGCCGGGGCCGCCGCCGCCGTCGGCGGTAGTGCGATCTCGACGAATCCCGACATCGTCGCCGCCCAAGAGCAGACAGACCGCGAGATCGTCCACGGAAACTGCTGGATCTCTCGGGCTTCTTGCGGTCAAGCGATCACCGTCGAGGACGGCAGAGCCATCGACCTCACTGGCGTCGACGGTCACCCGAAGGCCAGCGGCGGCCAAGGTCGCGAGGGGACACTCTGCTCGAAGGGCGTCGCCCAACTGGACAAGACCTACAATCCCAACCGGATCCGGCAGCCGTACATCCGGAAAGACGGCGAACTCCAGTCGGCCTCCTGGGAGGAGGCCATCGAATTCGCCGCCGAGCGGCTCGAACAGTTCCGCGAGGAACACGGCGCCGAGAAGATGCTCCGCTACCAGGGCTACCCGCTTACCGACACACACGACAAGCTCTTTCAGCGGATCTACGGCGCCGCGATCCAGGTCGGCCGGAAGACGACGTGTCACGGACCCTTCTCGGATAGCTGGGGCTGGATGGGCGGCTACGGTCGCGAGTGGCCCGACTGGCAAAACTCCGAGTACATCATCGCCTGGGGTCGCAACCCCATGGAGTGTTTCCGCGGGCAGTGGGAGCCGAACGGCATCCTCGATGCCAGGAAGAACAACGACGCGACCCTGGTGACGATCGACCCCCGATACACCAAGACCGCCCAGAAATCCGACAGGTGGCTTCCGATCGAACCCCGGACCGACGGCGCGCTCGCGCTCGCGATGGGCCACGTCATCATCGAGGAAGGGCTCTACGACGAGGAGTTCGTCGAGAACTGGACGTATGGGTTCGAGGCGTACCGCGAGAACGTCGAAGACAAGACACCCGAATGGGCCGAGGAGATCACCGACATCGACGCAGAGGAGATCCGCGAGGTCGCGATCGGATTCGCGAGAGCTGCGCCCCGAGCGATAGCGTTCCCGTGGACGGGAATCGCCTACCAGGGTAACGGCTTCAAGAACGCGCAGGCGATCCACGCGCTCAACGGGCTGGTAGGGTGCATCGACCACGAGGGTGGTACCCGCCACTACAGAGGACCGAGTCTGAGTGATCCTCACGCCGAGCGCGGGATCGAGCTTCCGGACGCTCACGAGGACGCCGACCTGCCGGACTACGACGATTATCCATACCAGCGACACATCAGGAACTACAGTCACAACTACGTGCCGACGATGGTCGAGAAGGGCGACATCAAGGGGTACGTCTCCAACTGGTCGCTACCGCCGAAGAGCGGCAACACCCAAGAGTGGCTCCGGGCCCTCGATGAGATGGAACTGGTAATCGTCGTCGACGCGTTCTGGAACGCCGTCAGTAAACGGGCTGACGTCGTCTTCCCGGATTCCTCGCAGATCGAACAACCGTTCCTCGGCAGCGGCGGCGACAGTTGTTATCCCACCCGAACCTGGGTCACCGCATCGAATGCGGCGATCGACCCGCTGTGGGACACCAAGCCGGCGTTCGACATCTACAAAGAACTCGCCGAGGAGATGGGCTACGGCGAGTACTTCCCGTGGGACTCCGAGGAGGAATACCTCGATGAAAAGCTCGACGCGGTCGACATGAGCTTCGACGAGCTCGCCGAACAGAGCTACGCGCTCGTCGACGAGTACGGCTACCAGCAGTACCGCGAAGACGGGTTCAACACCGAAACGGGGCTGTTCCAGTTCGACCTGGCGCCGAACGAGAGCTACGCAGCCCTGGCCGACGAACTCGGCGTCAGCACGGCCCCCGAGTGGCAGCCGGTCGACGACGACATCTACGGCGAAACAACCGACGACGAGTACCCGCTGTTGTTCACCGACGTGTTCGTCGAGCAGATATCGCGCGGACACTGCCAGGCGTTGCCCGAGTCAGTCGAGGAGTATCTCGACCGTTACGGACGGGCGTACGACGATTACGAAGGTAACTACCTCCACATCAACCCTCGGGACGCGCGTCCGCGGAACATCCAGACGGGCGATATGGTCCGTGTGGAGTCCCGAGACGACGCCATCGAACTTCCGGCACACGTCTACGAGGGCGTCCGCCCCGGCTGGATCGCCACCGTGAACGGATTCGGTGAAGGATCTGTCCATCCCGAGGAGGCAGGAGCAAACACCATGACACTGAACAGGGAACATCACGTCGAACCGGTGTCGGGCCAGGTCGACAGGAACCATCCTGTCGAAGTAACGAAAGCCGGAGGTGATGGCGCATGA
- a CDS encoding ArsA family ATPase has protein sequence MTTPRWPDPSLRLVAFTGKGGVGKTTCSAAAAVAYATKGERTLLLTTDRSPSLSDIFELNVSGEPTPHPEVDGLDILEMDYEMVVDRWKDAYGEEVYHLFSSFLDVDREVIDYVAEAPGIPEEYVMGILLDFYEDDQYDRIVWDTAPAGSTLSLLELQKRFYSHLGQAPSIYADVRSAMKREAGERPSKLLEQWRQLAKDTLDMVQAPDATFVVVTIPEGLAVEETHRIIDELSKHDVDIGAIVVNNVLQEEATAGSSFHEDRSAMQQTYLEEIDERWGDDPGVILVPQLPSEVKGLEAIRQITHELMDLDEHDVPELNSEN, from the coding sequence ATGACTACACCACGATGGCCCGACCCGTCCCTGCGACTCGTTGCCTTCACCGGCAAGGGCGGGGTCGGGAAAACCACCTGTTCGGCTGCCGCAGCCGTAGCGTACGCCACGAAAGGCGAGCGGACACTGCTTTTGACGACCGACCGGTCGCCGTCACTGTCGGACATTTTCGAACTGAATGTCTCCGGCGAGCCGACACCTCACCCCGAGGTCGACGGCCTGGATATCCTCGAGATGGACTACGAGATGGTCGTCGATCGCTGGAAGGACGCGTATGGAGAGGAGGTGTACCACCTCTTTTCCTCCTTCCTGGACGTCGATCGGGAGGTGATCGACTACGTGGCGGAAGCGCCGGGGATCCCCGAAGAGTACGTCATGGGTATCCTGCTGGACTTCTACGAGGACGATCAGTACGACCGTATCGTCTGGGACACCGCACCCGCCGGCAGCACGCTGTCGTTGCTCGAACTCCAGAAACGGTTTTACAGCCACCTCGGACAGGCCCCCTCGATCTACGCGGACGTCCGTTCGGCGATGAAACGCGAAGCGGGAGAACGGCCATCGAAGCTCCTCGAACAGTGGCGACAACTTGCCAAGGACACGCTCGATATGGTTCAGGCACCGGATGCGACGTTCGTCGTCGTGACGATTCCCGAGGGATTGGCGGTCGAGGAAACCCATCGGATCATCGACGAACTGTCCAAACACGACGTCGACATCGGGGCGATCGTCGTGAACAACGTTCTCCAGGAGGAGGCGACCGCCGGCTCGTCGTTTCACGAGGATCGCTCGGCGATGCAGCAAACCTACCTCGAAGAAATCGACGAACGCTGGGGAGACGACCCCGGCGTCATCCTGGTTCCACAGTTGCCCTCGGAGGTCAAGGGCCTGGAGGCGATCCGGCAGATCACCCACGAACTTATGGATCTCGACGAGCACGACGTACCGGAGCTGAATTCGGAAAACTGA
- a CDS encoding TIGR04190 family B12-binding domain/radical SAM domain protein, with product MPIKTPTVTFFHPPAVYDFRERPGFFGPISDVVPSSPIFEMYPVGLTSLADYLERHGYGTQIVNLAHKMLRDEDYSVESEIRRCRSSYVGIDLHWLPHAHGAIEIAKLVKEFHPDVPVILGGMSATYYHDELIEYPAVDYVIRGDSAEQPLVELVQALDGNGDLSSVPNLTYIDDDGAVVVNPLSWVPDSLDYTALPSYTYVIRSVMKYGGLQKVLPYQGWLESPVTMLLTSRGCSLNCVHCGGSNTCYRETFGRDRPAIRSAEKLADDVRSITSFSNGPIMVVNDIRIGGRETALTFLEYVEDIETSNEFVFELFWPGDREFYEAIDDAVSSWRLEFSPEGYSPTVRQHLGKFNGSLEEMETSMAEAYESGCESIDLFFLIGLPEQTPEEVLETVEYCDHLLDRFAGRTLKPFIAPLAPFLDPGSPGFENPEEYGYKTFCETFEDHRQQLLEPSWARILSYETEWMSREEIVAVTYEASRRLNEVKYKHGLIDEETFDSVNDRIEASETIVEEIERIAEKPPDQRELQLENLQEELVTDGSFSICGDNELETSWQNTGLKDAKTLAKLAVKIAATDLRQRMFG from the coding sequence ATGCCAATCAAGACACCAACCGTCACGTTCTTTCACCCACCTGCAGTGTATGACTTCCGCGAGCGTCCCGGTTTTTTCGGACCGATAAGTGACGTCGTTCCGTCTTCGCCGATCTTCGAGATGTATCCAGTTGGTCTGACCAGCCTCGCGGACTACCTCGAACGGCACGGCTACGGCACACAGATCGTCAATCTGGCACACAAGATGTTGCGTGACGAGGACTACAGCGTCGAAAGCGAGATCCGACGTTGCCGGTCGTCTTACGTCGGGATCGACCTGCACTGGCTCCCGCACGCTCACGGAGCAATCGAGATCGCGAAACTCGTGAAAGAGTTCCACCCGGACGTGCCGGTGATCCTCGGCGGGATGAGCGCGACGTACTACCACGACGAGCTGATCGAATACCCGGCCGTCGACTACGTAATCAGGGGCGATTCAGCCGAACAGCCGCTAGTGGAGTTGGTGCAGGCCCTCGACGGCAACGGCGATCTCTCGTCGGTTCCGAACCTGACGTACATCGACGACGACGGCGCGGTCGTCGTCAATCCGCTGTCCTGGGTGCCCGACAGCCTCGATTACACTGCCCTACCTTCGTATACGTACGTGATCCGGTCGGTGATGAAGTACGGCGGACTCCAGAAGGTACTGCCGTATCAGGGGTGGCTCGAATCGCCGGTGACGATGCTTTTGACCTCGCGGGGATGTTCGCTCAACTGCGTCCACTGTGGCGGATCGAACACCTGTTATCGCGAGACGTTCGGCCGCGATCGGCCAGCGATCCGGTCGGCCGAGAAGCTGGCAGACGACGTGCGTTCGATCACCTCGTTTTCGAACGGACCGATAATGGTCGTCAACGACATCCGGATCGGCGGCCGGGAGACGGCACTGACGTTTCTGGAGTACGTCGAAGACATCGAGACATCCAACGAGTTCGTCTTCGAACTGTTCTGGCCGGGCGACAGGGAGTTTTACGAGGCGATCGACGACGCGGTCTCGAGCTGGCGACTCGAGTTCAGCCCTGAAGGGTACTCCCCGACGGTCAGACAGCATCTCGGGAAGTTCAACGGCTCACTCGAGGAGATGGAGACGTCGATGGCTGAAGCGTACGAAAGTGGCTGTGAGAGCATCGACCTGTTTTTCCTGATCGGGCTGCCAGAGCAGACGCCGGAGGAAGTCCTCGAAACGGTCGAATACTGCGATCACCTCCTCGACCGGTTCGCCGGTCGGACGCTCAAGCCGTTCATTGCGCCGCTTGCGCCGTTTCTCGACCCGGGATCGCCCGGGTTCGAAAACCCCGAAGAGTACGGCTACAAAACGTTCTGCGAGACGTTCGAAGACCACAGACAGCAGCTGCTGGAACCGAGCTGGGCCAGGATACTGAGCTACGAGACCGAATGGATGTCGAGAGAGGAGATCGTGGCGGTCACTTACGAGGCGTCCCGGCGGCTCAACGAAGTGAAGTACAAACATGGCCTGATAGACGAGGAAACGTTCGATTCGGTCAACGACCGGATCGAAGCCTCCGAAACGATCGTCGAGGAGATTGAACGGATCGCCGAAAAGCCACCCGACCAACGGGAACTCCAACTGGAAAACCTCCAGGAGGAACTGGTGACGGATGGATCATTCAGCATCTGTGGCGACAACGAACTCGAGACATCCTGGCAGAACACCGGGCTGAAGGACGCGAAAACCCTCGCGAAACTCGCGGTGAAGATCGCCGCGACCGATCTACGGCAGCGGATGTTCGGATAG